A section of the Agrobacterium tumefaciens genome encodes:
- the trpA gene encoding tryptophan synthase subunit alpha produces the protein MTARMDKRFADLRAENRPALITYFMGGDPDFETSLGIMKALPEAGADVIELGMPFSDPMADGPAIQLAGQRALKGGQTLKTTLDLAREFRKQDDATPIVMMGYYNPIYIYGVETFLDDALAAGIDGLIVVDLPPEMDDELCIPALARGINFIRLATPTTDGKRLPAVLKNTSGFVYYVSMNGITGSALPDPSLISGAVGRIKAHTELPVCVGFGVKTADHAKAIGAVADGVVVGSAIVNQIAGSLTKDGQATADTVPAVTTLVKGLSTGVRASRLAAAE, from the coding sequence ATGACTGCACGTATGGACAAGCGCTTTGCCGATTTGCGCGCTGAAAATCGCCCGGCCCTGATCACCTATTTCATGGGCGGTGACCCGGATTTTGAAACGTCGCTGGGCATCATGAAAGCCCTGCCGGAAGCCGGTGCCGACGTCATCGAACTCGGCATGCCATTTTCCGACCCCATGGCGGATGGCCCCGCGATCCAGCTGGCCGGCCAGCGCGCGCTGAAAGGCGGCCAGACGCTGAAGACCACGCTCGATCTCGCGCGCGAGTTCCGCAAGCAGGACGATGCGACGCCGATCGTGATGATGGGCTATTACAACCCGATCTATATCTATGGCGTCGAAACGTTTCTCGACGATGCGCTTGCTGCCGGCATCGATGGCCTGATCGTCGTCGATCTTCCGCCGGAAATGGACGATGAACTCTGCATCCCCGCGCTCGCGCGCGGCATCAACTTCATCCGGCTTGCCACGCCGACCACGGATGGCAAGCGTCTGCCGGCCGTCCTTAAAAATACCTCCGGTTTCGTTTATTACGTGTCGATGAACGGTATTACCGGTTCAGCGCTTCCCGATCCATCGTTGATCTCGGGCGCTGTCGGTCGTATCAAGGCCCATACGGAGCTGCCCGTCTGTGTCGGTTTCGGTGTCAAGACGGCCGATCATGCCAAGGCGATCGGCGCCGTTGCGGATGGTGTGGTGGTCGGTTCCGCCATCGTCAACCAGATTGCCGGTAGCCTGACCAAGGACGGACAGGCGACCGCAGACACCGTGCCGGCCGTTACGACGCTGGTAAAAGGACTTTCAACGGGCGTGCGTGCATCGCGCCTCGCCGCTGCGGAATAA
- a CDS encoding phosphoribosylanthranilate isomerase encodes MKPDIKICGLKTPEALERAVRRGASHVGFIFFEKSPRHIEPDLAGELAKGARGAAKVVAVTVNADNDYLDEIVDLVRPDILQLHGNESPERLLNVKVLYGLPVMKAISIRDAADLAKIDAYIGIADRILLDAKAPAGSDLPGGNGVSFDWTILRSLDGSVDYMLSGGLNKDNVVEALSETSAGGLDLSSGVESAPGVKDLSKIDAFFDVVNDWSKGPKGA; translated from the coding sequence ATGAAACCGGATATCAAGATTTGCGGATTGAAGACACCGGAAGCGCTTGAACGCGCCGTCAGGCGTGGAGCGTCGCATGTTGGTTTTATTTTCTTCGAGAAAAGCCCGCGACATATCGAACCTGACCTCGCCGGCGAGTTGGCGAAGGGTGCCAGAGGTGCTGCAAAAGTTGTCGCCGTGACCGTCAACGCCGATAACGATTATCTCGATGAAATCGTTGATCTCGTCAGGCCGGATATCCTGCAACTTCACGGTAATGAAAGCCCTGAGCGCCTTTTGAACGTCAAGGTGCTTTATGGCCTGCCGGTCATGAAAGCGATTTCTATTCGCGATGCCGCTGATCTTGCCAAAATCGACGCTTATATCGGTATTGCGGATCGAATTTTGCTGGACGCCAAAGCGCCCGCGGGTTCCGATCTGCCGGGCGGCAATGGCGTGTCCTTCGACTGGACGATCCTGCGATCGCTCGACGGAAGTGTTGATTACATGCTTTCCGGCGGCTTAAATAAGGACAACGTCGTCGAGGCTCTGTCCGAAACCAGCGCAGGCGGATTAGACTTGTCGTCCGGGGTGGAAAGTGCGCCCGGCGTCAAGGATTTGTCAAAGATAGATGCATTTTTCGATGTGGTGAATGATTGGTCGAAAGGCCCAAAGGGAGCTTGA
- the accD gene encoding acetyl-CoA carboxylase, carboxyltransferase subunit beta: MNWITNYVRPRINSMLGRRPEVPENLWIKCPETGEMVFHKDLEDNKWVIPASGYHMKMPAKARLADLFDGGVYEALPQPKVAQDPLKFRDSKKYTDRLRDSRAKTEQDDTILAGVGLLKGLKIVAVVHEFQFMGGSLGIAAGEAIVKAFERAISERCPLVMFPASGGARMQEGILSLMQLPRTTVAVNMLKEAGMPYIVVLTNPTTGGVTASYAMLGDVHIAEPGAEICFAGKRVIEQTIREKLPEGFQTSEYLLEHGMVDMVVDRREIPDTLANMLKIMTKAPADNANAVVPLAASA; this comes from the coding sequence TTGAACTGGATCACCAATTACGTTCGGCCGCGGATCAATTCCATGCTCGGCCGCCGCCCCGAGGTTCCGGAGAACCTCTGGATCAAGTGCCCCGAAACCGGCGAGATGGTCTTTCATAAGGACCTTGAGGACAACAAGTGGGTTATCCCGGCGTCCGGCTATCATATGAAGATGCCGGCAAAGGCGCGCCTTGCCGATCTTTTCGATGGCGGCGTCTATGAGGCTCTGCCGCAGCCGAAGGTGGCGCAGGACCCGCTGAAATTTCGCGATTCCAAGAAATATACCGATCGCCTGCGCGACAGCCGTGCAAAGACGGAGCAGGACGATACGATCCTTGCCGGCGTTGGGCTGCTGAAGGGGCTGAAGATCGTCGCCGTCGTGCATGAATTCCAGTTCATGGGCGGCTCGCTCGGCATCGCCGCCGGCGAAGCCATCGTGAAGGCATTCGAGCGCGCTATTTCCGAGCGCTGCCCGCTTGTGATGTTCCCGGCCTCCGGTGGCGCGCGCATGCAGGAAGGCATTCTGTCGCTGATGCAGCTGCCCCGCACCACGGTTGCAGTGAATATGCTGAAAGAAGCTGGCATGCCTTATATCGTGGTTCTGACCAACCCGACGACGGGCGGCGTCACCGCCTCCTACGCGATGCTGGGCGATGTGCACATCGCCGAGCCAGGTGCAGAAATCTGCTTCGCCGGCAAGCGCGTCATCGAGCAGACCATTCGCGAAAAGCTTCCGGAAGGTTTCCAGACCTCGGAATACCTGCTGGAGCACGGCATGGTGGACATGGTGGTCGATCGCCGGGAAATCCCGGACACGCTGGCCAACATGCTAAAGATCATGACCAAGGCGCCAGCCGACAACGCAAACGCCGTCGTGCCGCTGGCTGCTTCGGCCTGA
- the trpB gene encoding tryptophan synthase subunit beta has translation MNDAPTPNSFRAGPDEDGRFGIFGGRFVAETLMPLILDLQAEWDKAKTDPEFQAELKHLGAHYTGRPSPLYFAERLTAELGGAKIYFKREELNHTGSHKINNCLGQILLAKRMGKTRIIAETGAGQHGVASATVAARFGLPCVVYMGATDVARQAPNVFRMKLLGAEVKPVTAGHGTLKDAMNEALRDWVTNVEDTYYLIGTAAGPHPYPEMVRDFQAVIGEEAKAQMLEAEGRLPDMVIAAVGGGSNAIGIFHPFLDDKSVRIVGVEAGGKGLSGEEHCASITAGSPGVLHGNRTYLLQDQDGQIKEGHSISAGLDYPGIGPEHSWLSDIGRVEYVPVMDHEALDAFQMLTRLEGIIPALEPSHALAEVIKRAPKMGKDEIILMNLSGRGDKDVHTVSKFLGMEI, from the coding sequence GTGAACGACGCGCCAACACCCAATTCTTTTCGCGCCGGTCCCGATGAGGACGGCCGTTTTGGCATTTTCGGAGGACGCTTTGTCGCCGAAACGCTGATGCCGCTTATTCTCGATTTGCAGGCGGAATGGGACAAGGCCAAGACCGATCCCGAGTTTCAGGCCGAACTAAAGCATCTCGGCGCCCATTATACCGGCCGCCCGAGCCCTCTCTATTTCGCAGAGCGTCTGACGGCGGAACTCGGCGGTGCGAAGATTTACTTCAAACGTGAAGAGCTGAACCACACGGGTTCGCACAAGATCAACAATTGCCTTGGCCAGATCCTGCTTGCCAAGCGCATGGGCAAGACCCGCATCATCGCAGAAACCGGTGCCGGACAGCACGGCGTTGCGTCGGCAACGGTCGCAGCGCGCTTCGGCCTGCCTTGTGTCGTCTACATGGGCGCTACCGACGTCGCGCGCCAGGCCCCGAACGTTTTCCGCATGAAGTTGCTTGGCGCCGAGGTAAAGCCGGTCACGGCCGGCCACGGCACGCTCAAGGATGCCATGAACGAGGCGCTGCGTGACTGGGTTACCAATGTCGAGGATACCTACTACCTGATCGGCACCGCTGCCGGTCCGCATCCTTACCCGGAGATGGTTCGTGACTTCCAGGCGGTCATCGGCGAGGAAGCCAAGGCACAGATGCTCGAGGCGGAAGGCCGCCTGCCGGATATGGTCATCGCGGCCGTCGGTGGCGGATCGAATGCCATCGGCATCTTCCATCCTTTCCTTGACGACAAGAGCGTCCGTATCGTCGGCGTTGAAGCCGGCGGCAAAGGCCTTTCCGGAGAAGAACACTGTGCCTCCATTACGGCCGGCTCCCCCGGCGTTCTGCATGGCAACCGGACCTACCTGCTGCAGGATCAGGACGGCCAGATCAAGGAAGGTCACTCCATTTCCGCCGGTCTCGATTATCCCGGCATCGGCCCGGAGCATTCATGGTTGAGTGATATTGGACGCGTGGAATATGTGCCGGTCATGGACCATGAGGCACTGGACGCCTTCCAGATGCTGACCCGGCTTGAGGGCATTATTCCCGCGCTGGAGCCAAGCCATGCTCTGGCCGAGGTCATCAAGCGCGCGCCGAAGATGGGCAAGGATGAGATCATCCTGATGAACCTTTCCGGTCGTGGCGACAAGGATGTCCACACCGTCAGCAAGTTCCTTGGAATGGAAATATAA
- a CDS encoding bifunctional folylpolyglutamate synthase/dihydrofolate synthase: MASETPERRTEDMTKPAIGEAEKIIEELMQLHPKGFDLSLDRISRLLEKLGNPQNRMPPVIHVAGTNGKGSVTAFCRALLEAAGLAVHVHTSPHLVNWHERYRLGVAGEKGRYVRDEVFADALRRIRAANAGQTITVFEILTAAMFVLFAEHPADAAVVEVGLGGRFDATNVINHPAVSVIMPISLDHQAYLGDRVELIAAEKAGIMKKGSPVVIGHQEYDAALETLVTTAERLGCPFTVYGQDFSAHEEFGRMVYQDEFGLVDAPLPRLPGRHQLANAAAAIRAVKAAGFEVTERMIEKAMTSVEWPGRLQRILTGRIHDIAPRGSEIWIDGGHNPGAGEVIAEAMAGFEEKTPRPLFIIAGMINTKDPVGYFKAFADIAEYVFTVPISGTEAAIDPVVLAHAAFDAGLVAAPTSSLTHALEELAGRVDPEGPPPRILIGGSLYLAGNALSFNGTVPE; the protein is encoded by the coding sequence ATGGCAAGCGAAACGCCTGAAAGGCGAACAGAAGACATGACCAAGCCCGCGATTGGTGAGGCCGAAAAGATCATTGAAGAGCTGATGCAGCTCCACCCCAAGGGATTTGATCTTTCACTCGACAGAATTTCCCGTCTTCTCGAAAAACTCGGCAATCCGCAAAACAGAATGCCACCGGTGATCCATGTCGCCGGTACCAACGGCAAAGGCTCAGTGACGGCTTTCTGCCGCGCCTTGCTTGAAGCAGCGGGCCTCGCTGTACATGTCCATACGTCGCCGCATCTGGTGAATTGGCACGAGAGATATCGCCTCGGCGTTGCTGGAGAAAAGGGCCGCTATGTCAGGGACGAGGTGTTCGCGGATGCCTTGCGTCGTATCCGTGCTGCCAATGCCGGGCAGACAATAACTGTCTTCGAAATCCTGACGGCTGCGATGTTCGTGCTGTTTGCCGAGCATCCCGCCGATGCGGCCGTCGTCGAGGTTGGACTTGGTGGTCGCTTCGATGCAACCAATGTTATCAACCATCCAGCGGTGTCGGTCATCATGCCGATATCCCTCGATCATCAGGCCTATCTCGGTGACCGCGTGGAACTGATCGCCGCCGAAAAGGCAGGCATCATGAAGAAGGGGTCGCCCGTCGTCATCGGCCATCAGGAATATGATGCGGCACTCGAGACGCTGGTAACCACGGCCGAGCGGCTGGGATGCCCATTCACAGTGTACGGGCAAGATTTCTCCGCTCACGAAGAATTTGGACGGATGGTCTACCAGGATGAGTTCGGTCTGGTCGATGCGCCTCTGCCACGGCTTCCCGGCCGCCATCAGCTTGCCAATGCCGCAGCAGCGATCCGCGCGGTGAAGGCAGCGGGCTTCGAGGTCACTGAACGGATGATCGAGAAGGCCATGACATCGGTAGAGTGGCCCGGCCGGTTGCAGCGTATTCTGACCGGAAGAATCCACGATATCGCGCCGAGAGGCTCGGAAATCTGGATCGACGGCGGTCACAATCCCGGTGCGGGCGAAGTTATCGCTGAAGCGATGGCAGGGTTTGAAGAAAAGACGCCCCGTCCGCTGTTTATCATCGCAGGCATGATCAACACCAAGGATCCGGTCGGCTATTTCAAGGCCTTCGCAGATATTGCCGAATATGTGTTTACCGTTCCGATCAGCGGCACTGAAGCGGCCATCGATCCCGTCGTTCTCGCCCACGCAGCCTTTGATGCCGGTCTTGTGGCGGCACCCACATCCTCGCTAACGCATGCGCTGGAGGAACTGGCAGGACGCGTCGACCCCGAAGGCCCGCCGCCCCGCATCCTGATCGGCGGATCGCTTTATCTTGCCGGAAACGCGCTCTCCTTCAACGGAACGGTTCCTGAATAA